From the genome of Gossypium arboreum isolate Shixiya-1 unplaced genomic scaffold, ASM2569848v2 Contig00324, whole genome shotgun sequence, one region includes:
- the LOC108472310 gene encoding probable leucine-rich repeat receptor-like protein kinase At5g63930, with the protein MARTGFLPLMFFLLFVTFGVILSVSSPNITTDQSALLALKYHISHDPHNILTINWSTSNSVCNWFGITCGSRQNIVIALNLSNMDLTGTIPSQLSNLSLLAWLDIGHNSFHGSLPIELTNLHRLKHLDFGNNNFDGEIPLWFGCFTELQGLFLYLNNFIGVIPSTLGNLLKLEKLSLFSNNLKGHLPSGIFDNLSKLQVLRRNA; encoded by the exons ATGGCACGAACTGGCTTTCTCCCTCTTATGTTTTTTCTGCTATTTGTAACATTTGGAGTTATTTTGTCTGTTAGTTCACCCAACATCACCACTGATCAATCAGCTCTTCTAGCTCTAAAATATCATATAAGTCATGATCCACACAACATCTTAACAATCAATTGGTCTACTTCTAACTCTGTTTGCAATTGGTTCGGTATCACATGTGGATCTAGACAGAATATAGTTATTGCTTTGAATTTGTCAAATATGGATCTCACAGGCACCATCCCATCTCAATTGAGTAATCTATCTTTGCTTGCTTGGCTTGACATTGGTCACAATAGTTTCCATGGTTCTTTACCTATTGAGTTAACAAATTTGCATAGGTTGAAACATTTGGACTTTGGTAACAACAATTTCGATGGAGAAATTCCATTGTGGTTTGGTTGCTTCACTGAACTTCAAGGCTTATTTTTATACCTTAACAACTTCATCGGTGTTATCCCATCTACTCTAGGCAATTTGTTAAAACTAGAAAAGTTGAGCTTATTTAGCAACAATTTAAAAG GCCATCTTCCATCAGGAATATTTGATAATCTTTCTAAATTGCAAGTGTTGCGCAGAAACGCGTAA